One window of Pseudomonas sp. ML2-2023-3 genomic DNA carries:
- the clpP gene encoding ATP-dependent Clp endopeptidase proteolytic subunit ClpP yields MSRNSYIQQNSDIHAAGGLVPMVVEQSARGERAYDIYSRLLKERIIFLVGPVEDYMANLVAAQLLFLEAENPDKDIHLYINSPGGSVTAGMSIYDTMQFIKPDVSTICIGQACSMGAFLLAGGAPGKRHCLPNSRMMIHQPLGGFQGQASDIDIHAKEILNIRHRLNSLLAHHTGQTLETIERDTERDNFMSAERATEYGLIDSVFSKRQMPA; encoded by the coding sequence ATGTCCCGCAATTCTTATATTCAGCAGAACTCTGATATCCACGCCGCTGGCGGCCTGGTCCCGATGGTTGTCGAGCAGTCCGCCCGTGGCGAGCGCGCCTATGACATCTACTCGCGCCTGCTCAAGGAACGAATCATCTTCCTGGTCGGCCCTGTAGAAGATTACATGGCCAACCTGGTTGCGGCGCAGCTGCTTTTCCTTGAAGCCGAGAACCCGGACAAGGACATCCATCTTTACATCAACTCCCCAGGCGGCTCGGTGACTGCAGGCATGTCGATCTACGACACCATGCAATTCATCAAGCCTGACGTGTCGACTATCTGCATCGGTCAGGCGTGCAGCATGGGTGCCTTCCTGTTGGCCGGTGGCGCACCGGGCAAGCGTCACTGCCTGCCTAACTCGCGCATGATGATTCACCAGCCACTGGGCGGTTTCCAGGGGCAGGCGTCGGATATCGACATTCATGCCAAGGAAATCCTCAACATCCGTCATCGTTTGAACTCGCTGCTGGCTCACCACACGGGCCAGACTCTCGAAACCATCGAGCGTGACACTGAGCGTGACAACTTCATGAGCGCCGAGCGTGCAACCGAATACGGTTTGATCGACTCTGTGTTCAGCAAGCGTCAAATGCCCGCTTAA